A region of Myxococcus stipitatus DSM 14675 DNA encodes the following proteins:
- a CDS encoding YceI family protein has protein sequence MPVTAWTIDPAHSTVLFIARHMVVARVHGRFERIAGVLRVDSEHPTQGEVEVSADTASIYTGAPERDAHLRSPDFLDAEAAPKLTFRSTGTEATGGAGFRLSGELTIRNVTKPVVFEARHTATSKDPWGNTRLIFTARATLNRSDYGIRWNKTLDNGGWLVGEKVDIELDIQAVPAAS, from the coding sequence ATGCCCGTGACTGCTTGGACCATCGACCCCGCGCACTCCACCGTCCTGTTCATCGCCCGCCACATGGTGGTGGCGCGGGTGCATGGCCGCTTCGAGCGCATCGCCGGTGTCCTGCGCGTGGACTCGGAGCACCCCACCCAGGGAGAGGTCGAGGTGAGCGCCGACACGGCCAGCATCTACACGGGAGCACCGGAGCGGGATGCGCACCTGCGCTCGCCGGACTTCCTCGACGCGGAGGCGGCGCCCAAGCTCACCTTCCGGAGCACCGGCACGGAGGCCACGGGAGGCGCGGGCTTCCGCTTGAGCGGTGAGCTGACCATCCGCAACGTGACGAAGCCCGTGGTCTTCGAGGCGCGTCACACGGCCACGTCGAAGGACCCGTGGGGCAACACGCGGCTCATCTTCACCGCGCGCGCCACCCTCAACCGCTCCGACTACGGCATCCGCTGGAACAAGACGCTCGACAACGGAGGCTGGCTCGTCGGCGAGAAGGTGGACATCGAGCTGGACATCCAGGCCGTGCCCGCCGCGAGCTGA
- a CDS encoding AAA family ATPase — protein sequence MLADIDLVLSSLRPYIPGALIRRLAHTEAHALPPVEPVRGAILVLDIAGFTPIVVGLSGEGPRGIDALQHLLRSYYTEMIDVVKSHGGDIYQFAGDSILACFEPVVDEGEVEAVTRAARCALDMQRRLSRFSRLELLGQRFGVSSRIGVGVGESHRIVLGTTGMWMHPALIGRPLEQAVAAEKRARVGEVLLSPEAWALLPDLARVGEERDGAFRLEPSVPLEARTLPAVSPPGGEELVGRCALLLHPVLFTRITSAHQELGGDFRDLTCFFLRFKTDHAPSEVEGFTRQLNAFYEYVQRESAHHGGVLLMTDFTDKGNVLYVLFGAPTALQNKEVLASKLACKILRERENFPYVRELQIGIATGHAYFGDMGSPLRKGYSALGEVVNLAARLMTYSSAVGIHIDAHTERKLQQGGFTTEFVEDATLKGVSRAVPVYRLKGEVRRSLTVKGRGSLIGRVRELGLLQLALKESRELTTGRLCVVSGEPGIGKSRLGAKVVEDAESCGARCLYGICYSYEMFTPFFPWKEVLVQLFGLHEGDDVDTQGVRLRQGLEGLEGVGPEWVPVMANLLGMAMPEDVSTAAMDARHKNQKVFHIIFQLLEKHSQKTQLLLFFEDLHWADNISIDLIEYVATRFTSLKLTLLVTMRPGDSLRNVESLPSLRRLELSSLEDEDARALLRVHLRMDPPDIMLEDLLLSKVQGNPFFAESIVQGLVEGGYLGPVSPGAQRRELKRGLQTLVLPDSIQDVVLARIDLLGETEKLVVKVSSVIGRIFSLDAVAALAPGSLSRQRLRKAIDTLTNLGLILTEVEEPLTCIFKHIVIRDAAYNTLMVSAREDLHRRLARFLEARAGENPVASAGILAFHFLAGNDEVKGLEYTLLAARSARDQYANDDAVHHFNKAIEILATTVSLDPDEVLVKTRRVMQELAETLLQAGNYAGAIHMFEQCLADEDQQSRRAELHLGLGRAHQEKGESKRAIQELERAMVLMGLRLPSGLFSVVSRTLLAFVLHLLYGVFPWLARPLGPLQPLYERRLSTIIALIKIYYFKDISKLTWATFVAVCLAERTRWERGMSLASSSYGALLFGSGFLGFSKQWCLRALDYARRAKDSAAEGIALSRLATLAVFTNDLSGGTYYAEQAMALLRHVRDMWEVQTALMMLGASHFFSSRFESAEKIFVEMGKTGADLHALMHQGWAHSWVPMCRYLRGEGEVGELCAELEQGLRISIEVQDLANQCASLNHLVNVTVLEHQVEEAGLMAVRAVEALWRYPVLVPFLQIGLVGAAEGALFALEQGAMAVPKETLWRIVQRCLFKARLLARRYPYLKGPALRVTARALALRKGVHAAEPLFLRAIACLEDTPNRWETGVAYHDAAVALPHRREEFLARARDIFESIGARAELRRLDRLEAEQRRVPATADSPRAVAHLR from the coding sequence ATGTTGGCGGACATCGACCTGGTCCTATCCTCGCTGCGCCCCTACATCCCCGGCGCGCTGATTCGCAGGCTGGCGCACACGGAGGCGCATGCGCTGCCGCCGGTGGAGCCGGTGCGTGGCGCCATCCTGGTGCTGGACATCGCGGGCTTCACGCCCATCGTCGTGGGGCTGAGCGGCGAGGGGCCGCGCGGCATCGACGCGCTCCAGCACCTCCTGCGCAGCTACTACACGGAGATGATCGACGTCGTGAAGTCGCACGGCGGGGACATCTACCAGTTCGCGGGTGACTCCATCCTGGCGTGCTTCGAGCCCGTCGTGGACGAAGGCGAGGTGGAGGCGGTGACGCGCGCGGCGCGGTGCGCGCTGGACATGCAGCGCAGGCTCTCGCGCTTCTCTCGGCTGGAGCTGCTGGGGCAGCGCTTCGGCGTGTCGTCGCGCATCGGCGTGGGCGTGGGCGAGTCGCACCGCATCGTCCTGGGAACCACGGGCATGTGGATGCACCCCGCGCTCATCGGCCGGCCGCTGGAGCAGGCCGTGGCCGCGGAGAAGCGGGCGCGCGTCGGTGAGGTGCTCCTGAGTCCGGAGGCGTGGGCGCTGCTGCCGGACCTGGCCCGCGTGGGCGAGGAGCGCGACGGCGCCTTTCGCCTGGAGCCCTCCGTGCCGCTGGAGGCGCGCACGCTCCCGGCCGTCTCGCCTCCGGGGGGCGAGGAGCTGGTGGGGCGGTGCGCGCTGCTCTTGCATCCGGTGCTCTTCACGCGCATCACCAGCGCGCACCAGGAGCTGGGCGGCGACTTCCGCGACCTCACCTGCTTCTTCCTGCGCTTCAAGACGGACCACGCGCCGTCGGAGGTGGAGGGCTTCACCCGCCAGCTCAACGCCTTCTACGAGTACGTCCAGCGGGAGAGCGCGCACCACGGCGGCGTGCTCCTGATGACGGACTTCACGGACAAGGGCAACGTCCTCTACGTCCTCTTCGGCGCCCCGACGGCGCTCCAGAACAAGGAGGTGCTGGCCAGCAAGCTCGCGTGCAAGATCCTGCGCGAGCGCGAGAACTTCCCGTACGTGCGCGAGCTCCAGATCGGCATCGCCACGGGGCACGCGTACTTCGGCGACATGGGCTCGCCCTTGCGCAAGGGCTACTCCGCGCTGGGCGAGGTGGTGAACCTGGCCGCGCGGCTGATGACGTACTCGAGCGCGGTGGGCATCCACATCGACGCGCACACGGAGCGCAAGCTCCAGCAGGGCGGCTTCACCACGGAGTTCGTGGAGGACGCGACGCTCAAGGGTGTCTCGCGCGCGGTGCCCGTGTACCGGCTCAAGGGCGAGGTGCGCCGCAGCCTCACCGTCAAGGGGCGGGGCAGCCTCATCGGCCGCGTCCGCGAGCTGGGCCTGCTCCAGCTCGCGCTGAAGGAATCCCGCGAGCTCACGACGGGCCGGCTGTGTGTCGTGTCGGGCGAGCCGGGCATCGGCAAGTCGCGCCTGGGCGCCAAGGTGGTGGAGGACGCCGAGTCGTGCGGCGCCCGGTGCCTCTACGGCATCTGCTACTCGTACGAGATGTTCACGCCCTTCTTCCCCTGGAAGGAGGTGCTCGTGCAGCTGTTCGGCCTGCACGAGGGCGATGACGTGGACACGCAAGGGGTGCGGCTGCGGCAGGGGCTGGAAGGGTTGGAAGGCGTGGGCCCGGAGTGGGTCCCGGTGATGGCCAACCTCCTGGGCATGGCCATGCCGGAGGACGTGTCCACGGCGGCGATGGACGCGCGCCACAAGAACCAGAAGGTCTTCCACATCATCTTCCAGCTCCTGGAGAAGCACTCGCAGAAGACGCAGCTGCTCCTCTTCTTCGAGGACCTCCACTGGGCCGACAACATCTCCATCGACCTCATCGAGTACGTGGCGACGCGGTTCACGTCGCTGAAGCTGACGCTGCTCGTGACGATGCGGCCGGGGGACTCGCTGCGCAACGTGGAGAGCCTGCCGTCGCTGCGCAGGTTGGAGCTGTCCAGCCTGGAGGACGAGGACGCCCGGGCGCTCCTGCGTGTCCACCTGCGCATGGACCCGCCGGACATCATGCTGGAGGACCTGCTGCTGTCGAAGGTGCAGGGCAATCCGTTCTTCGCGGAGTCCATCGTCCAGGGCCTGGTGGAAGGGGGCTACCTGGGACCGGTGTCACCCGGGGCCCAGCGGCGCGAGCTCAAGCGGGGGCTGCAGACGCTGGTGCTGCCGGACTCCATCCAGGACGTGGTGCTCGCGCGCATCGACCTCCTGGGCGAGACGGAGAAGCTGGTGGTGAAGGTGTCGTCCGTCATCGGCCGCATCTTCTCGCTCGACGCGGTGGCGGCGCTGGCGCCCGGCTCGCTGTCGCGCCAGCGGCTGCGCAAGGCCATCGACACGCTGACGAACCTGGGCCTCATCCTGACGGAGGTGGAGGAGCCGCTCACCTGCATCTTCAAGCACATCGTCATCCGCGACGCGGCCTACAACACGCTGATGGTGTCGGCGCGGGAGGACCTGCACCGGCGGCTGGCGCGCTTCCTGGAGGCTCGGGCCGGGGAGAACCCGGTGGCCTCCGCGGGTATCCTCGCGTTCCACTTCCTCGCGGGCAACGATGAGGTGAAGGGCCTGGAGTACACGCTGCTGGCGGCACGCAGCGCTCGGGACCAGTACGCCAACGACGACGCCGTCCACCACTTCAACAAGGCGATCGAAATCCTGGCGACCACGGTGTCGCTGGACCCGGACGAGGTGCTGGTCAAGACGCGCCGGGTGATGCAGGAGCTGGCGGAGACGCTGCTGCAAGCGGGCAACTACGCGGGCGCCATCCACATGTTCGAGCAGTGCCTGGCGGACGAGGACCAGCAGTCGCGCCGCGCGGAGCTGCACCTGGGGCTGGGACGCGCGCACCAGGAGAAGGGCGAGTCCAAGCGCGCCATCCAGGAGCTGGAGCGCGCCATGGTGCTGATGGGGCTGCGCCTGCCCAGCGGCCTGTTCTCCGTGGTGTCCCGCACGCTGCTCGCCTTCGTCCTCCACCTGCTCTACGGCGTGTTCCCCTGGCTCGCGAGGCCGCTGGGGCCCTTGCAGCCGCTGTACGAGCGGCGGCTGTCCACCATCATCGCGCTCATCAAGATCTACTACTTCAAGGACATCTCGAAGCTCACCTGGGCCACGTTCGTGGCGGTGTGCCTGGCGGAGCGCACGCGCTGGGAGCGCGGCATGAGCCTGGCGAGCAGCTCCTATGGGGCGCTGCTGTTCGGCTCGGGGTTCCTGGGCTTCTCGAAGCAGTGGTGCCTGCGGGCGCTGGACTATGCGCGCCGGGCGAAGGACTCGGCGGCGGAGGGGATTGCGCTCAGCCGGCTGGCGACGCTGGCCGTCTTCACCAACGACTTGTCGGGCGGCACGTACTACGCGGAGCAGGCCATGGCGCTGCTGCGCCACGTGCGAGACATGTGGGAGGTGCAGACGGCGCTGATGATGCTGGGCGCCAGCCACTTCTTCTCGTCGCGCTTCGAGAGCGCCGAGAAGATCTTCGTGGAGATGGGGAAGACGGGCGCGGACCTCCACGCGCTGATGCACCAGGGCTGGGCGCACTCGTGGGTGCCCATGTGTCGCTACCTGCGCGGCGAGGGCGAAGTCGGCGAGCTGTGCGCCGAGCTGGAGCAGGGGCTGCGCATCAGCATCGAGGTGCAGGACCTGGCCAACCAGTGCGCAAGCCTCAACCACCTGGTCAACGTGACGGTGCTCGAGCACCAGGTGGAGGAAGCCGGACTGATGGCGGTGCGCGCGGTCGAGGCCCTGTGGCGCTATCCCGTCCTGGTGCCCTTCCTCCAGATTGGCCTGGTGGGCGCGGCGGAGGGCGCGCTGTTCGCGCTGGAGCAGGGGGCCATGGCGGTGCCGAAGGAGACGCTGTGGCGCATCGTCCAGCGCTGCCTGTTCAAGGCGCGCCTGCTCGCGCGGCGCTATCCCTACCTGAAGGGGCCCGCGCTGCGTGTGACGGCGCGAGCGCTGGCCTTGCGCAAGGGCGTGCACGCCGCGGAGCCCTTGTTCCTGCGCGCCATCGCCTGCCTGGAGGACACGCCCAACCGCTGGGAGACGGGCGTCGCGTACCACGACGCCGCGGTGGCGCTGCCGCACCGGCGCGAGGAGTTCCTCGCCCGCGCGCGGGACATCTTCGAGTCCATTGGCGCGCGCGCGGAGCTGCGACGGCTGGACCGGTTGGAGGCGGAGCAGCGACGGGTCCCGGCCACCGCGGACTCGCCTCGCGCGGTGGCGCATCTCAGGTGA
- a CDS encoding endonuclease/exonuclease/phosphatase family protein, with protein MPLSFVRGSVRLSVTSRLRAWLLLGLVSGVSACDGRPPPEPPSPETPCPTRPCEGEVAIRPEGSVRIAALNVHRLFDTVCDSGRCGGSEYEALPSPSAFAAQADQLARGIEMLDADVMLLAEVETQAGLDALKSRLPEFPHGVLGETGSTASVDVAVLSAYPITQVLGHRDRTLVRPNGSTTRFSRELLEVHLDVKGKQVIVFAAHYRSKVDDDAGRRYAEADATRDIMTQAAARSPRALVVLGGDLNDVPGSPPLLALELNGSLSRVAKDRPDSETWTYVYSGQRQAIDHLYIANGAAGTYVPGSFRAAREGGGGFGGSDHAAVVADFLPAP; from the coding sequence ATGCCTCTCTCCTTCGTGCGCGGCTCCGTCCGCCTGTCCGTGACGTCACGCCTCCGCGCGTGGCTCCTGCTGGGCCTGGTGTCCGGCGTGTCTGCCTGCGACGGGCGGCCCCCTCCCGAGCCCCCCAGCCCGGAGACCCCGTGCCCCACCCGCCCCTGTGAGGGCGAGGTGGCCATCCGGCCCGAGGGCAGCGTGCGCATCGCCGCGCTCAACGTCCACCGACTCTTCGACACCGTCTGCGACTCCGGCAGGTGCGGAGGCTCCGAGTACGAAGCCCTTCCCTCCCCGAGCGCGTTCGCCGCCCAGGCCGACCAGCTCGCCCGAGGCATCGAGATGCTCGACGCGGACGTGATGCTGCTCGCGGAGGTGGAGACCCAGGCGGGGCTCGACGCACTCAAGTCCCGGCTCCCCGAGTTCCCCCACGGTGTGCTGGGAGAGACCGGGTCCACGGCCTCCGTGGACGTCGCGGTGCTCTCCGCGTACCCCATCACGCAGGTGTTGGGACACCGCGACCGCACCCTCGTCCGCCCCAACGGCTCCACGACGCGCTTCTCGCGCGAGCTGCTGGAGGTCCACCTGGACGTGAAGGGCAAGCAGGTCATCGTCTTCGCGGCGCACTACCGCTCGAAGGTGGATGACGACGCCGGCCGCCGCTACGCCGAGGCGGACGCGACGCGCGACATCATGACCCAGGCCGCCGCGCGCTCACCGCGAGCGCTGGTGGTGCTCGGGGGTGACCTCAACGACGTCCCGGGCTCACCTCCGCTGCTCGCCCTGGAGCTCAACGGGAGCCTCTCGCGCGTGGCGAAGGACCGGCCGGACTCGGAGACCTGGACCTACGTCTACTCCGGACAGCGGCAGGCCATCGACCACCTGTACATCGCGAACGGCGCGGCCGGGACGTACGTGCCCGGCTCGTTCCGCGCGGCACGGGAAGGCGGAGGAGGCTTCGGCGGCTCGGACCACGCCGCCGTCGTCGCCGACTTCCTGCCCGCGCCGTGA